Below is a genomic region from Anoplopoma fimbria isolate UVic2021 breed Golden Eagle Sablefish chromosome 20, Afim_UVic_2022, whole genome shotgun sequence.
AGAGTAAAGTGAACATTTCATCACAAAGGTTAAACTAAAATCTTGCTCCAAAGCCAAACAAGGGCGAGGTGGTATCATTCCTGGAGGAATTGATGATAAAAGTAGTCATTAGATGCATGTAGGTctattttgtatgtgtgttttcaaaaaaattaagatttttgcaCTATGTTTGGTAATTTGGCATTCTTTGATGTGAAAATATGATGATTGTGTCACTTTAGCAGCTGGAGATGTGGAGGTTGTAGGTGTAAGCTGTAAACATAGCCCCAGCATCACTGGTGCACTGCAGACTGACATATGGATACCTTTAATATCCCTCAGCGAATCAAGTCATCACGACGAGATTACAGAAGGAAGAATAACATTTTATGCCGAAACATTTCTGGGAAACCAGAACCTCACCAGCCATTCAGTCAAAACAATTTATCAATTTAACACTGCGGAAACAACCAGCTGGAAACATCACCTCAGCAGATATGGGCTAGCTCTCTTTTCCAGTTTGCAATCCAGTCTGACTGAAATGTTACTCAGTTTCTCCTCTTAGTCTTTTGCCAGATGAGTGAGGATGGACAAATTACTTAcatgaattatttcattttaaagagatCTATTGTGTGTCTagttttgctttgttgttgttaccCCAGCGCAtaaacaggcacacacatacaatgtgatttatgttttaatataaacaaaaaagatgacAGTGTAGAAAAACATGTGACTTCAACATTGTTGAGTATGATGAACGCATTAGACTTTGAAGAATTGTTGATCAGTGCTCATTATGCAAAAGGCAAGTCTTAAACTGTAAGGTAAAAAAACGGCTACAACCACAGAACAATATTACACTTCCAGTGGACATGTTGAATGCAGATGAACAGCACTCTCATTCCTgttagtgttttctttttttttttttttacattactgttcataatttaaatgtaattacacACAGTGATCAAAATCTGCAAATTTCATACTACTATTTTTTAGACATTAACCCTTCGGAAAAGTATGTTGCATAAATGATTAAGTAATATGTTAGAAAATACTTGAGGCTAAAACAAAGTCAGTGAACAAAGGCAATGTAAACTGGCACAGTATTCACACAATTAGTGCATTAAAAACTTCAACAGCTACTCCTCACAGGGGCAATGTGACATTAACAATTCAtgttacataaacacaaaagataTCAACAGGTGAGTCAGTTAGTATTTGTCCATTTAGAACAATAGAATTTAAAGTAATGCACAGTAGTTATAACATTAGACTTCAATAGTGAAAGCTTTAAACAGACAGAAGTGACAAGTAATTTGAGTATGAATATGTGTCcaacataaacaaatgtaacaGAATAATAACTGACTAGCTTTAACTAGCTTTTTGGCAGCCATCATCAGGGCTTCTTTAATCTAAAATCCAGAGTGGGACTTTATATTCAACCACATACAAAATGCTAGTAACAACTTCCTTGTAACTAGTACATTGGTCCTTTGGCAACTTTACCAAGTTAGGAGCTATTGTTTGTGATCCTTCTCTGCtggtaaaaaagttaaaaaaggctAGTTGGTTGAGATATCTTTCAGGTATGGCAGGAAatattttcttccctttctACAATACTAAGCTAAATACAGTGTTATTTGCACCAGTGATAATAGTGCTCAATGTGTgctcaaaaaaaataacatcctTCATAAACCCAGGGTTCTTTTGTCTGGGCTTCTTCTTTCATCTATAATCAGCAATTTACAGACCTATACTTACTGACTGAATCACTCTAGGGGCTATAAATAGCTCTCACATTATTAACTTACATCAATTATACTCTATTAGTTTCATCAGTGGTGAACTTCATGGACATTTATGGACAGACGCCTTGAATGTGTTGACGTTATCAGCAGCTTTTTATCTTACTGTCCCTGTGTCAGCACGGGAATGTCGATCTCTATGGCAGACATCCGTGAGCGGGAGGAGTAGCGGTGGCCCGCGTAGGTGGATGCGTAGCCCTGAGATGGAGCGTAGCTCTGCGAAGGAGCATAACTCTGTGAGGGAGCATAACTCTGTGAGGGAGCGTAGCTGTAGGCCTGGTTCCCTCCCACCTCTGAACCATACCCATCTGGAGCAGAAATCTGAGACATGTACACCTGTGCTGGTGCAGGGGCAACCAAACTTTGCGCGTAGCCCTGGGAGGTCACATACGGCTGGGCGTCGATCACTGTGGGAGGGTAGGTCTGTGGTGGGAAGGGCTGAGGACCATAAACTGGGGAAGGAGGATATCCGTTGGCAGTGAGAggctgggaggagagagaggtaggCATGGAGGGCAGGGGCAACCAGAAGGGCGAAGGCAACTtcttacacatacagtaccacaTGAACATCAGCAGGGCGGCCAGCATAAGTCCTCCCGAGCAGCCTATAGATACATACACAGCAAAGCCATCGGAGAAAATTTTGTCATATCTGATGTTCATTTCCTTGGTGCGGAACAGGAACCACACTGAGGGTGCGATGGCGATAGCTCCGCCTAGGAACAAGAACACCGCTGCCACCAGGTGACAGCCTGCATTGTTGACCAGAAATCTGATGGTCTTAATGTCCGGTTCAGGCTtgtctgagcagcagcaggtctTACACATTCCTGCCATGCACAGCAGCAAGGCTAGAGAGCCGAACAGCAGGCCTGTGGGCAGGCAGAACTGCAGAAGCCGCAGATCCAGCTGGTCCACTTTAGAGTACCACTGGAAACATGAGAAGACATGATTTCTATTAGGACCAATtaggacagaaaagaaaaaaacatgaggaGAGCAAATTTATCAATGTAATACCTCTGAATCATAGTAGTAACATCCTGAATAGCCGTCCTGTTTTACACATTTAGCCCACAGCCCATCATACACGCTGATATTCTTGGCATTACGATTGAAAGTGACGAGTCTCGTTATACGCCACTGAGGGATTATTGCTGCCACAGCAATCCCTCCCAAAGACACAAAGGCAACGATGAAGGCAAAAGCGTTGGTGGCGTGGATGTCCCGGCACGACATGGTGGTGCTGACAACAGGAACTGAGGCAACTAGGAGATTTCCTGTTTGAACACATAAAGGGAGGAAGTCAGACAGAAAGAAGTGACTGGTCAATGCAGTGGAAAGCAATGAGGCCATAATGACTGGGAATGTAGTTCTTTACACAGAACTCCTGATCATAGGAAAATGCAACATATAAAAGCTTCTCCTAATGGCCCCATTACTACTGAAGTAAGCTAATTATGCCACAGACTGACCTAGCTATGGGCAACCCCCCTGTATTTCTATGCACCACAGCGTAGTTGACCCAATATCTGCCGTCCCCGAGAAACAATGCTCTCATTTCATTAGCAAACAAAGTGGGAATGACTTGGAAGCTGAGGTTGCAGGGGCAAGAGTGTCTATACTGCAGTGTATAACATAGACTGtacagctaaacaatgagcagTTGAACTAGATGTTAAAGGTCTCTTTATGTGGCAGCATACAGCAGTGACTGTGAAAACTTTATATAGAGAAACTCCTATGTGTCTTTAATACAATCACGTctagatattttttttgcatatttgcaaTACATCATACCTTCAGATGATATAAACGCAGCTGCAAGAGACAGATCATATCACCACTGTCATGGCTTCTCTTCACCTTATATTTAGTTGCcgtgtgttttcatcttaatcctttttttccccccacatgGTAACTTAACTACAAGGGTCAATGATAACTGCATCCTCCCACAATAACAAGTGTGATAACACACTGACATTATCATTATACTTATACCTGGTAttacagtcaaaagtttggacacaccttctcattcaactactttgaataatctaaaatataaaacatattctggtttgttgagcatttgtttgtttaacacataactccatatgtgttccttcacagtttggatgtcttcaatattaatctacaatgtagaaaaaaataaaataaagaaaaaccattgaatgagaaggtgtgtccaaacttttgactggtactgtatattgaaaacaaatgtagtgATCAAGACGACGCCTGTCTGTTTGATAGCTAACCTATAATAAGGTTAggttagctagcgttagcattagctctTTAGCCCTTTGACTCATCGCTACCTGGAGACACGTAACGTTATGACCGGGTTAATACCTGCATACCTCAACAATATTGTTGTCTTAAATCCACCGTCAACATGTGACATAATAACCACGATATGTTTTTCAATAGGCTGACTGAGCATTTCACGCTAACCTTAAATTAGccaactagctagctagctggtgGCTAATCAGTTAGCATTAGAGCAACCTGTTGCGTCCGGAATTCCTaactgtaaaactgaaacacGACAACTACATTACACATAGACAAATACCTTATATGTCCAACTGTTAGGTCGTGTTTAGAGCGAGAACAGTGTCATTTCAGCCCGGTCTCCTCTACAGACTCGGTCCAAACCAGACCCAAACAAAACCCTTTTGGCTGGAGTACAGTCAATGTTTTCCTGCCCTCAGTGTTGACTCACAGGTGGTTGACGCATGCGCGCAGAGCATTAAAACCACAGGGTTGATCAACTTTGACATTAAAATTGGAAGATAAAAAGTAGATACAATAATCAGGTGAGCAAATAGAGTACAACAggattaataaaaatatgtaattgtCAAAAACTAGATTAAAAATATAGAGATATAAATCCCTACACCGtaaattgaaaaacatataaatTGGTCTGCTATTGACATTCTGGTTCAGTAGCTGCAAAGTATTTTGTGAGGCAGCAGAGGTCAACCAATATTCTGTACAAATCctctttgatgtttgtttttttatagcaaaCATATGCTAGTATATGTCTCCCTGAGCTTTTTGTGCGTGGGTGcaatataaagaaaagaaaaaagaaaatcaacataGGAGTCATCAATACAGATGAGACAGAATCAAACAAGCAGCATggacatatattattatttttggacaCTTACCTCAGGGGAACTGGAACACAGCTGCTTCACTATCATTTGGATGTGATCTGTCTCACTGATGaaattcttctttttgtgtctttcaggGAGATGTCCGCATTCACATGATATATAAATCTGCAGGGCATGAGGGATTTAATGATCTCCTCAATGGTAAGATGATTTAATGCATgcttaatatttataaaaagtactgaaatacatttttatttattgatgtttcTGTTGTCTAGGTGATTTTCCAGAGCCGCCTTTTCCAAGTCCTCCATTTCCCGGGTCAAGAGTTGTTCAcaggagaaagaagagacagGTATGACTCCTCTGCAGGCACATTTGTAGgaaaatcatcatcattagcAGGTGGATGCTAATGGACTcacattgacttcactttatgATGTGCACATGAgtatgtttgttaatgtgtgtgagatagagagataaTTATGCTCTGGATGCTGTTTGTCCAAACCTGTTTCTCCTGCTGTTTCCCTACTGGCATGTTTTATCTAAATTCAtaaaggtaaagagagagagctttTGCCTAGCTCTCCTCCCACACAAAAACTCCccacctctctcttcttctttttttcatgaaatatttaccTTGTGAGTTTGCCGCTTCCTCGTCTTTTCTCAGACA
It encodes:
- the cldn12 gene encoding claudin-12 encodes the protein MSCRDIHATNAFAFIVAFVSLGGIAVAAIIPQWRITRLVTFNRNAKNISVYDGLWAKCVKQDGYSGCYYYDSEWYSKVDQLDLRLLQFCLPTGLLFGSLALLLCMAGMCKTCCCSDKPEPDIKTIRFLVNNAGCHLVAAVFLFLGGAIAIAPSVWFLFRTKEMNIRYDKIFSDGFAVYVSIGCSGGLMLAALLMFMWYCMCKKLPSPFWLPLPSMPTSLSSQPLTANGYPPSPVYGPQPFPPQTYPPTVIDAQPYVTSQGYAQSLVAPAPAQVYMSQISAPDGYGSEVGGNQAYSYAPSQSYAPSQSYAPSQSYAPSQGYASTYAGHRYSSRSRMSAIEIDIPVLTQGQ